Proteins encoded together in one Branchiostoma floridae strain S238N-H82 chromosome 18, Bfl_VNyyK, whole genome shotgun sequence window:
- the LOC118405951 gene encoding arylsulfatase B-like has translation MNHGLEQVLHEPTRERNLLDLIVTSHPVMCHQTGTLAPLGDSDDLTTATALNLKANHHSGKRLVWLYSKANIESLHQHIAAAPWDINHVFDSMDDIWDSWYNMFIAICKQHIPHKFVSTTRTAKPWIHSNNEIKTAIRRKHRLHSRAKRINTEVTWATYRRQRNLVTALTRRAESAYIEELVNDVETGNTRRFFKYAKSALGNTSTGIPALKVGSAILETPEEKANALNNFFINQTDLPARNDPAPTFHPTTVQGTVLDSVQLFYPERELQGSKPNIVFILADDYGWDDIGYHGSFIQTPKLDRLAKEGVKLENYYVQPICSPSRCQLMTGRYQIRYGLQHSVITSDRPHGLPLDEVTLPQKLKENGYSTYVVGKWHLGFFRKEHMPLQRGFDKFYGYLTGGEDYWTHRRPNLYAKDPLAFHGLDLRDQDKPVLDQNGTYSTHLFAKKAIEIIQNHERSKPMFLYLPFQAVHSPLEAPTEYVEKYKDVKNPLVKTYAAMVSAMDEAVGNVTDALKRTRLWDNTVLIFSTDNGARRNAGSNWPLRGWKNTLWEGGVRGVGFVTSKLLRKGKRKCDALIHISDWFPTLLRISRSVSNGTKPLDGFDIWDTISSGTPSPRKEILHNIDPLHPKTDLSSLDSLHDHIFNPSVYAAIRSGDWKLLTGDQGLGGWKYSGTSGNKYEDAVEPPNKHLWLFNIRSDPQERNDLSVQYPDVVQELLERLAAYNKTALPPFWPSRDPRANPALHGDLFGPWL, from the exons ATGAACCATGGTCTAGAACAGGTGCTTCACGAACCGACCCGTGAGAGGAACTTGTTGGACCTGATTGTCACCTCCCATCCAGTAATGTGTCACCAAACGGGCACCTTAGCTCCCCTTGGTGACTCTGATGATCTTACAACAGCAACTGCGCTCAACCTAAAGGCAAACCACCACAGCGGAAAACGCCTCGTCTGGTTGTATAGCAAAGCGAACATTGAAAGCCTTCACCAACACATTGCAGCCGCCCCCTGGGATATCAACCACGTTTTTGACTCCATGGACGACATCTGGGATTCATGGTACAACATGTTCATTGCCATATGCAAACAGCACATCCCTCACAAGTTTGTCTCTACCACTAGGACAGCAAAGCCTTGGATACATTCTAACAATGAGATCAAAACAGCTATCCGTAGAAAACACCGCCTACACTCCAGAGCGAAACGGATAAATACTGAGGTAACGTGGGCCACCTACAGAAGACAAAGAAATCTAGTGACTGCACTCACAAGAAGGGCCGAGTCAGCTTACATTGAGGAACTCGTGAATGATGTGGAGACTGGCAACACAAGGCGATTCTTCAAATATGCTAAATCTGCTCTGGGAAATACCTCAACGGGTATCCCAGCTCTTAAAGTCGGTTCAGCCATACTGGAGACTCCAGAAGAAAAGGCTAATGCCCTGAACAATTTCTTCATAAACCAGACTGATCTTCCCGCTAGGAATGACCCAGCTCCAACATTTCACCCGACAACTGTCCAGGGAACAGTCTTGGATTCTGTTCAGCT GTTCTACCCTGAAAGAGAGTTACAAGGCAGCAAACCCAACATTGTTTTCATCTTAGCGGATGACTACGGCTGGGATGATATTGGCTACCACGGGTCATTCATACAAACTCCGAAACTTGACAG GCTGGCAAAAGAGGGAGTAAAACTAGAAAACTACTATGTTCAACCAATATGCAGTCCCTCAAGATGTCAACTGATGACAGGCAGGTATCAG ATTCGTTATGGATTGCAGCATAGTGTTATCACTAGTGACCGACCTCATGGACTACCCTTAGATGAAGTCACCCTTCCCCAGAAATTAAAGGAAAACGGATATAGCACCTACGTTGTGGGCAAATGGCACCttggatttttcagaaaagaacaCATGCCTCTTCAAAGAGGATTCGATAAATTCTATG GTTACTTGACAGGTGGTGAAGACTATTGGACTCACAGGAGGCCAAATCTTTACGCCAAAGATCCGTTAGCATTTCATGGACTGGATCTGCGAGACCAAGACAAGCCTGTGTTGGATCAGAACGGAACATACTCTACCCATCTATTTGCTAAAAAAGCAATCGAAATTATTCAGAACCACGAACGGAGCAAG CCGATGTTTCTGTACCTGCCCTTTCAAGCCGTGCATTCACCTCTCGAAGCACCTACAGAGTACGTCGAGAAATACAAGGACGTTAAAAACCCTCTCGTTAAGACATATGCGGCCATGGTGTCAGCGATGGATGAAGCAGTTGGAAATGTTACTGACGCTTTAAAAAGGACAAGACTATGGGACAATACTGTTCTTATTTTTTCTACAG ACAATGGAGCAAGGCGAAACGCTGGAAGTAATTGGCCCTTAAGGGGTTGGAAAAATACATTATGGGAAGGGGGAGTACGAGGTGTTGGATTTGTCACCAGCAAGCTACTAAGAAAAGGAAAACGAAAATGTGATGCTCTTATTCACATTTCCGATTGGTTTCCTACCTTACTTCGCATCTCTCGTTCAGTTTCGAACGGCACAAAACCATTGGATGGGTTTGACATCTGGGACACAATAAG CTCGGGAACACCCTCTCCGAGGAAAGAAATCCTCCATAACATTGATCCTCTTCATCCAAAAACGGATTTATCCTCGTTGGATTCACTCCATGATCATATATTCAACCCATCTGTTTACGCTGCCATCCGATCTGGAGACTGGAAGTTATTGACGGGTGATCAAG GCCTTGGCGGATGGAAATATTCGGGTACATCAGGAAACAAATATGAAGATGCCGTCGAACCCCCGAATAAACATCTGTGGCTGTTCAATATTCGCAGTGACCCACAGGAGAGAAATGACCTGTCTGTTCAGTACCCAGATGTTGTACAAGAGCTGTTGGAGAGGCTAGCGGCATACAACAAGACTGCTTTGCCTCCATTTTGGCCCTCTCGTGACCCCAGGGCTAATCCTGCTTTACATGGAGACCTCTTTGGACCCTGGCTCTAG